A section of the Fusarium falciforme chromosome 8, complete sequence genome encodes:
- a CDS encoding THO complex subunit 2 — translation MPPKRKRNDRLSVEGGRSSPHRPGDTMLGQHDRDDGMGRGRGRGPRGPSRRDSSQGHNRAPQNHQPNPSPTQRRPSSSSHAPPPPPPPPPAVRKPAPQPVQRPVSPVRQTYRYDNLTDEKISTWAERGRGEILQHGKQSRDDVDITELSSLFQEFIHAVVEARLPPADAGACVKEIIGDETSEIIKESYAFAPHTLFLDSLSIVMDNEPAIYRPTLREFLIATGVSSSLMRQVFDAPVLQQLGLIRDNFAKLGIKQATNLLYRQANYNLLREETEGYSKLITELFTTSSVAPPPPEMAEQTFERIKALIGTFDLDVGRVLDVTLDVAAAVLIKQFKFFVKFLRVSSWWPRSHLKFSAAVYVGGLPLWATPGYSQWTTTEEDEKLLEEKKLTRDIAFWDRGREIHLGAFFELGGRQVADSDSQKLTITNGAEGDDAAADLERQWVQETKTLPPAGNRTAAQLLGFKLRFYNSEARDESDVLPANLLYLAALLIKIGFISIIDLYPHLSPADEDMEQVREKEMKKVEEAERASRGGPMNALLMAGVLPQGDDDNPISSTLPRRELPKKAEAEVKEATTEATDNKPKLPEPLEQKVSLLTQLLTIGAIPESLFILGRFPWIPEAFPEVLERIHRILHHCVDKVFNDSRPIIKSESGCPTKFVPDFDQSGLPKGSVRLSRLTTRKSLRWPFPDKTDTNESQTYRYYWDEWADNVPVCQTVDDIFTLCGTLLNISGVNIGKDEALLTKLARIGAKSLAEDKSEDNLTRWHDLLRRLLLPALSHTKANASAVNAIWDLMRHYPMTTRYSMYAEWFEGQISRLPAMKAAFARATSETRGTMKRVSLTNLSEMAKQLAKTSYSSPGIVFRVAFEQLESYPNLIEAFVECAKYFTELSYDVLVWSLMNSLGKSRSRTQAEHALTTSKWLQALSRFSGRVFRRYTVLNATPVLQYVNDQLIKGNSTDLIILKELITSMGGIVDSVDFTDHQVLSMAGGQCLRRHTLIRGQDKRFENIKSSKRLIQALTDSKLGVQLLINLAQYRQAALFQVPDDEAHIKYLSSIIDDSHRILIQYLDLLWSNLEPAEFDALVPSIPDLIHTYGLEAGPAFLIGRASLAHRMFPWQAKKLDEPKGKEKGSQPADKDGDVSMSNTPAANSGNETPQEPVQADEQVGTQSSPTSNSTNSPRSQKSDVPSLVRAALQPIVDSIQDCARPETWQKITPDLYATFWALQLGDLFCPEKIYRQEKDRLKSEELAVSRDRTDMSRRGQERKVEKRKELMQLQIGLHEECAEHLLRQGKWKFYLSKQFQSSFPEPRAKPDSISDVLLEQCFLPRMLLSTADAEYTYRFIKALHEWNAPGFKLMSLYDRLFNANRLRSLIFTSSVMEAEYLGHFLKLILEDLSRWHKNATVPNEKDKASKDQPRLGAYEKEGKGPSDQPRLGFALTVDDNGKPLTFVEHEQFRDMLFKWHKNLNSALRSCLEGAEWMHIRNAITVLKAVLDYFPAIDFMATRFSALLQTITKQETASKPSPDSEVGGRVDLAVAAQGAMSELQRRKSKWVMVQAFRPGGAGASQNEADKSSNLRATAPEFRPGSSKTLGVKQSGAEEEDGEVKDAKDSKSPATDTATKTAGTPKDSLPAKPTGPRDSNKRDSTPQGPRSSAPSSGPGSGPNGPKADARPNTLPDRPPHTLPSRPDVPIPAHFTPERYNQSRGHDRRDGKEQRDPRTRDPREPRDSRDNRDQREPREPREARESRDHREVREQRDNRSFDASRPDRPREYSDRRGQEHSREQMRPDAPSRRNDHERERPRDSRGGRGHEHGRLNEPPAQAPTAPTGNTDAPEPHINPERAALLAQEPERTRAPGSDRPSRSRKNAPAEPMEGVNPERAALMENRDSTPSRPPRDEGRDRNSRAQSPRRSGRYGHESGPQEGREERHDRNHPADHRASGRDPRERSPVPSNYRGERPVDRDNDRASGSKTRDASGFHGPSSRGPEPEHKPSHQDDSYGRLNPIQSVADIPYGPRGRGRGSARGSHGGPQGLPGRLDNRFAAPEAERPPTPDRPPPTGPSSGRGRRGGYEQNAGPVTPSSTPGGPQGRVRNSGPGQGMPSPASTNATPSGVHPERLAQIGNSLPPPPPPGPPPHGPSHSHGHGRQSMPGTNTPDRGSGPGPRQTPGNYAGSPAGDGGVPTGPASSNERSRNGGSRRQLAGINSTLQQAQANMPDMSRSSSMRRNQPRQTLGGSDAQVLTGGSPVSTPVVERQDPVRHETSSRGPANADESSGRGEHERSRRDRESRSNRASRRSSRERDRERTPGRERDGKEHREYRERRSGAGEGGREERESSRRSTRDQGSSGREPMGPPPTSGRDLVQGRESRHRGESQGGRSGEDWGSSRGGRGGQREGGLRPEDRREGREERGRKRRSEEGVGGLSSEREKRPRR, via the exons ATGCCTCCGAAACGCAAGAGAAACGACCGTCTTTCGGTCGAAGGAGGCCGTTCTTCCCCGCATCGCCCTGGCGATACGATGCTTGGTCAACACGACCGCGACGACGGCATGGGGCGTGGCCGCGGTAGAGGGCCTCGTGGTCCCAGTCGGCGCGACTCATCCCAAGGCCACAACCGAGCTCCTCAAAATCATCAACCAAACCCTTCCCCTACTCAACGACGACCCAGCTCCTCTTCGCACgcgccgcctccgcctcctccgcctcctcccgCAGTCAGGAAACCAGCGCCACAGCCTGTTCAGAGGCCGGTCTCTCCGGTCCGTCAAACGTACCGATACGATAACCTCACAGACGAAAAGATTAGCACCTGGGCCGAGCGCGGGCGAGGCGAGATCCTACAGCACGGAAAGCAATCGCGCGACGATGTTGACATTACTGAACTGTCAAGCTTGTTCCAAGAGTTTATCCATGCCGTCGTTGAGGCTCGACTTCCACCTGCTGATGCAGGCGCCTGCGTCAAGGAGATTATTGGAGACGAAACGTCGGAGATCATTAAGGAATCATACGCGTTTGCTCCCCATACCCTCTTCCTTGACTCTTTGTCGATCGTCATGGACAACGAGCCCGCTATTTACCGGCCGACCCTTCGCGAATTCCTCATTGCTACCGGTGTTTCCTCCAGCTTAATGCGACAGGTTTTCGATGCACCAGTTCTGCAGCAACTTGGACTGATCAGAGACAACTTTGCAAAGCTTGGCATCAAACAGGCAACAAATCTTCTCTACCGGCAAGCCAATTACAACCTACTTCGCGAGGAAACCGAAGGATATTCAAAGCTTATCACGGAGCTCTTTACCACTAGCAGTGTTGCACCGCCTCCTCCTGAAATGGCTGAGCAGACATTTGAGCGCATCAAGGCTTTGATCGGAACCTTTGACTTGGATGTTGGCAGGGTGCTTGACGTCACGCTTgatgttgctgctgccgTCCTTATCAAGCAGTTCAAGTTCTTTGTCAAATTCCTCCGAGTCAGCTCCTGGTGGCCCCGATCTCACCTGAAGTTCAGCGCCGCGGTCTATGTCGGTGGCCTACCTCTATGGGCTACCCCCGGATACTCGCAATGGACGACgacagaggaggatgagaagcttctggaagagaagaagctaACCCGGGACATCGCTTTCTGGGATCGAGGCCGAGAAATTCATCTGGGTGCATTCTTCGAGTTGGGTGGCCGACAGGTTGCGGATTCTGACTCGCAGAAACTCACCATTACCAATGGAGCTGAGGGCgacgatgctgctgctgacctCGAACGACAATGGGTGCAGGAAACCAAGACACTGCCTCCCGCAGGTAACCGAACTGCTGCACAATTGCTCGGCTTCAAGCTTCGATTTTACAACTCTGAAGCTCGAGATGAATCCGATGTTCTCCCTGCGAACCTGCTCTACCTGGCtgctctcctcatcaagattggtttcatctccatcatcgaccTCTATCCTCATCTTTCACCAGCTGACGAAGACATGGAGCAAGTCCGTGAGAAGGAAATGAAGAAAGTTGAGGAGGCAGAGCGAGCTTCACGAGGTGGCCCTATGAATGCGCTCCTGATGGCTGGCGTCCTGCCtcaaggagatgatgacAACCCCATCTCCTCAACCCTCCCTCGAAGAGAGCtccccaagaaggccgaagCGGAGGTGAAGGAAGCCACAACAGAAGCAACAGACAACAAGCCGAAACTGCCTGAGCCTCTGGAGCAAAAGGTATCGTTGCTCACTCAGCTTCTCACCATCGGCGCCATTCCCGAGTCCTTGTTCATTCTCGGTCGCTTCCCTTGGATCCCGGAAGCCTTCCCTGAGGTCCTTGAGCGAATCCATCGCATCCTGCACCATTGTGTCGACAAGGTTTTCAACGATAGCCGACCTATCATAAAGAGCGAATCCGGATGCCCAACGAAATTTGTTCCCGACTTCGATCAATCAGGACTCCCTAAGGGCAGTGTGCGGCTCAGCAGACTCACAACTCGGAAATCTCTCAGGTGGCCTTTCCCCGATAAGACGGACACCAACGAATCGCAGACCTACCGATACTACTGGGATGAGTGGGCAGACAACGTCCCTGTTTGTCAAACCGTTGATGACATCTTTACTCTTTGCGGAACCCTTCTCAACATCTCGGGTGTCAACATCGGCAAAGACGAGGCTCTGCTGACCAAGTTGGCTAGAATCGGAGCCAAGAGTCTTGCTGAAGACAAGTCGGAGGACAATTTGACCCGTTGGCACGATCTCCTTCGAAGACTTCTGTTACCCGCTCTCAGTCACACAAAGGCCAACGCTTCGGCCGTGAATGCTATTTGGGATCTCATGAGGCACTACCCCATGACAACTCGCTACTCTATGTATGCCGAGTGGTTCGAAGGACAGATTTCTCGCCTACCTGCCATGAAAGCCGCCTTTGCAAGAGCAACTTCGGAAACCCGTGGCACTATGAAGCGTGTCTCTCTGACTAACCTGAGCGAAATGGCCAAACAGCTCGCCAAGACCAGCTACTCGTCTCCTGGTATCGTCTTCAGGGTTGCGTTCGAGCAGCTTGAATCTTACCCTAACTTGATCGAGGCCTTTGTGGAGTGTGCCAAGTACTTTACGGAGCTTTCGTACGATGTCCTTGTCTGGTCATTGATGAACTCTCTGGGCAAGTCCAGGAGCCGCACACAAGCCGAACATGCTCTCACCACAAGCAAGTGGCTGCAGGCTCTCTCTAGGTTCTCCGGCAGGGTGTTCCGGCGATATACCGTGTTGAACGCTACACCCGTTCTTCAGTATGTCAACGACCAGTTAATCAAGGGCAACTCGACCGACTTGATTAttctcaaggagctcattACATCCATGGGCGGAATTGTCGATTCGGTGGATTTCACTGATCACCAGGTTTTATCCATGGCTGGAGGACAATGTCTGCGACGCCATACTCTGATCCGCGGTCAAGACAAACGGTTTGAGAACATCAAGAGTTCGAAGCGCCTGATCCAGGCCTTGACTGACTCCAAGCTTGGTGTGCAGCTGCTTATCAACTTGGCCCAGTACCGACAAGCAGCACTCTTCCAAGTACCTGACGACGAAGCACACATCAAGTACCTGTCATCGATCATTGACGATTCTCACCGCATCCTGATTCAATACCTGGACCTTCTCTGGAGTAATCTCGAGCCTGCCGAGTTCGATGCACTTGTACCGTCTATCCCCGACCTCATTCACACCTATGGCCTCGAAGCCGGCCCCGCATTCCTTATCGGAAGGGCCAGCCTCGCCCACCGTATGTTTCCATGGCAGGCGAAGAAGCTGGACGAACCAAAGGGAAAGGAGAAGGGTTCTCAGCCCGCGGACAAGGACGGCGATGTTTCCATGTCGAATACCCCAGCAGCAAACAGTGGAAACGAAACCCCCCAGGAACCCGTCCAAGCCGACGAACAGGTGGGAACCCAAAGCTCGCCAACATCCAACTCAACTAATTCCCCACGATCACAGAAGTCTGACGTTCCTTCGCTCGTCAGGGCGGCGCTGCAGCCCATCGTGGACTCGATCCAAGATTGCGCCCGCCCTGAAACCTGGCAAAAGATTACCCCAGATCTCTATGCGACATTCTGGGCTCTCCAGCTGGGTGATCTCTTTTGCCCTGAGAAGATCTATCGACAAGAAAAGGATCGTCTCAAGAGCGAGGAGCTGGCTGTATCTCGAGATCGCACTGACATGTCGAGGCGAGGACAGGAGCGCAAGgtagagaagagaaaggagtTGATGCAACTCCAGATCGGCCTTCATGAAGAATGCGCCGAACATCTCCTCCGACAGGGCAAGTGGAAGTTCTACCTAAGCAAGCAGTTCCAGTCTTCATTCCCTGAGCCTAGGGCGAAGCCGGATAGCATCTCCGATGTCTTGCTCGAGCAGTGCTTCCTGCCTCGAATGCTCCTGTCTACAGCAGATGCGGAGTATACCTACAGGTTTATCAAGGCCCTTCACGAGTGGAATGCCCCTGGCTTCAAGTTGATGTCGCTCTATGATCGCCTTTTCAACGCCAACCGACTGCGATCACTGATCTTCACATCCAGTGTCATGGAGGCCGAATACCTTGGGCACTTCTTGAAACTCATCCTGGAGGACCTTTCGCGATGGCACAAGAATGCCACCGTGCCTAATGAAAAAGACAAGGCATCCAAGGATCAGCCTCGACTAGGCGCCTacgagaaggagggcaaAGGCCCCAGCGACCAACCTCGTCTTGGGTTTGCCCTCACTGTCGACGACAATGGAAAGCCACTCACCTTTGTGGAGCATGAGCAGTTCCGTGACATGTTGTTCAAATGGCATAAGAACCTTAACAGTGCACTCCGTTCTTGCCTTGAGGGTGCAGAATGGATGCATATTCGAAACGCCATCACGGTGCTGAAGGCTGTGCTCGACTATTTCCCCGCCATCGACTTCATGGCTACCAGGTTCTCAGCCCTTCTTCAGACCATTACCAAGCAAGAAACAGCCTCCAAGCCTTCGCCAGACAGCGAGGTCGGTGGGCGCGTTGATCTTGCGGTTGCCGCTCAGGGCGCAATGTCCGAACTTCAGAGAAGAAAATCCAAATGGGTTATGGTCCAGGCTTTCCGCCCTGGTGGT GCCGGAGCCTCTCAAAATGAAGCAGACAAATCATCCAACTTGCGTGCTACTGCGCCAGAGTTCAGACCGGGCTCTTCCAA GACACTCGGAGTAAAGCAGTCCggggctgaggaggaggatggggaGGTAAAGGATGCAAAGGACAGCAAGTCCCCTGCCACCGACACCGCGACAAAGACCGCAGGCACTCCAAAGGACTCATTGCCTGCCAAGCCTACAGGACCCAGGGACAGCAACAAGCGTGATTCAACTCCACAGGGTCCTCGTTCGTCAGCTCCAAGCTCAGGACCTGGCTCTGGGCCAAACGGGCCCAAGGCTGATGCTCGGCCAAACACCCTTCCCGATCGCCCTCCCCATACACTCCCAAGCAGGCCTGATGTGCCCATCCCTGCTCACTTCACTCCCGAGCGATATAACCAATCTCGAGGACATGATCGGCGAGACGGCAAGGAGCAACGGGATCCACGCACCAGAGACCCTCGTGAGCCCCGAGACTCTCGCGACAATCGAGACCAGAGAGAACCTAGAGAGCCTCGCGAGGCTCGCGAGAGTCGCGATCACCGAGAGGTGCGCGAACAGCGTGATAACCGATCTTTTGATGCTTCTCGTCCTGATCGGCCGCGGGAGTACTCTGATCGCCGGGGACAGGAGCACAGCCGAGAACAGATGAGGCCTGACGCGCCATCGCGCCGTAATGACCACGAGCGTGAGCGGCCTCGGGATTCTAGAGGCGGTCGAGGTCATGAGCACGGCCGTTTGAATGAGCCGCCTGCTCAAGCTCCCACTGCGCCTACTGGTAACACCGACGCACCTGAGCCTCATATCAACCCTGAAAGGGCTGCCTTACTTGCCCAAGAACCGGAGCGAACCCGTGCCCCTGGCTCTGATCGACCCAGTAGGAGCCGTAAGAATGCTCCTGCTGAGCCGATGGAGGGCGTCAATCCAGAAagggcagccttgatggagAACAGAGACAGCACGCCATCCCGCCCACCTCGAGACGAAGGACGCGATCGCAACTCACGTGCTCAGTCTCCTCGACGAAGCGGGCGCTATGGACACGAGAGTGGTCCCCAAGAAGGCCGTGAGGAACGACACGACCGGAATCATCCAGCAGATCACCGAGCTTCAGGGAGAGACCCTCGGGAGCGTTCCCCAGTGCCGAGCAACTATCGTGGTGAAAGGCCAGTGGATCGTGACAATGATAGAGCGTCCGGAAGCAAGACTCGCGACGCCTCGGGCTTCCACGGTCCCTCCTCACGCGGTCCGGAGCCTGAGCACAAGCCGTCTCATCAGGATGACTCGTATGGACGTCTCAACCCGATTCAGAGCGTGGCCGATATTCCCTACGGCCCTCGAGGTCGTGGACGAGGATCCGCAAGGGGCAGTCATGGTGGACCTCAAGGCCTTCCAGGTCGACTGGACAACCGATTCGCTGCCCCAGAAGCCGAACGACCACCCACTCCTGACAGGCCTCCTCCAACTGGCCCATCGTCAGGCAGGGGACGACGAGGCGGGTATGAGCAAAATGCTGGACCAGTGACTCCATCGAGCACTCCTGGAGGCCCACAGGGCAGAGTTAGAAACTCTGGCCCGGGCCAAGGCATGCCATCTCCTGCATCGACCAACGCAACACCTTCAGGTGTTCATCCCGAACGACTTGCTCAAATCGGTAACTcgctgcctcctcctcctccaccaggaCCACCACCTCATGGCCCAAGTCACagtcatggccatggtcgTCAGTCCATGCCTGGAACCAATACACCAGACCGAGGATCAGGCCCTGGGCCCCGTCAAACCCCTGGTAACTACGCAGGATCCCCAGCAGGCGACGGAGGTGTACCCACTGGTCCAGCTTCCTCCAACGAGCGATCCCGCAATGGTGGCAGCCGGAGGCAGCTGGCTGGTATAAACAGCACGCTGCAGCAAGCACAGGCAAACATGCCAGACATGAGTCGAAGCAGTAGCATGCGAAGGAACCAACCCAGACAGACGCTCGGTGGTTCAGATGCACAGGTCCTCACGGGGGGTTCTCCTGTTAGCACGCCTGTTGTCGAACGTCAAGACCCGGTCCGACATGAAACATCAAGCCGAGGACCTGCCAACGCAGATGAATCATCTGGTCGTGGTGAGCATGAACGAAGCCGTCGTGATCGCGAAAGCCGGTCCAATCGCGCCTCACGTCGAAGCAGCCGAGAGCGAGATAGAGAACGGACGCCCGGCCGAGAACGTGATGGCAAGGAGCATCGTGAGTATCGAGAGCGACGCTCGGGAGCTGGCGAGGGTGGCCGAGAGGAGCGAGAGTCCTCGAGGCGGTCGACTAGAGATCAAGGCAGCAGTGGACGCGAACCAATGGGCCCTCCTCCCACCAGCGGAAGAGACCTGGTGCAGGGACGGGAGAGTCGGCATCGAGGTGAAAGCCAAGGTGGGCGAAGCGGCGAGGATTGGGGGAGCAGCCGAGGTGGACGTGGAGGACAACGTGAGGGAGGCTTGAGGCCTGAAGATCGCCGCGAAGGACGAGAGGAACGTGGACGAAAGAGGAGAAGTGAAGAAGGAGTTGGCGGATTATCGAGCGAGCGCGAGAAGCGACCCCGACGATGA